The genomic segment GCAGCCAGCTGTGGAGAGGGATCCAGTGGCagccctgggggggggggggggggcagcacTACCTACCCACAGCCATGACAGAAAGCTGCTAGGAACACGAGTAGAGTCATAGCTGCCTAAGGGAGACAGAACATGTACAAGGCCCTGAACAAACCAGACAGAGCTGAGCAGCTTCCACATTTCTGAGCCAGGAGAGGGCCTGCaggaaaaaactggaaacatGACCAAGACTGGGGACATTCCCTCCAGACAGCTCCTGAAGACAAAGCTGGCAGGATGTGCAAGGTCTTAGTGCTGGTGGGATGTCTATGTGGACACAGAGGTTCCCCTCAAATAGCAAAACTTGTGGCAGGGAGAGACGCCAGGAACAAGAGCTTTCTCAGAGACTGGTGAAATGAATTGGACATGCATCACAGAATGGAGtttggggtgggtgtgtgtggggggtgggtgggtgtgtgtggggggtgggtgggtgctgCCCACACTAAGGAGCCCCCTGACAGAGGTGGCAGGGGTCCCCCACGGTGTTAGGTAAGGGGCTCCTGCTCTTGCCAACAACCCCAACCGCACAGGCTGTGTTCCAGAGCCACCCCTGAGCTACATGCCTGCTGCTGCTCCGCCTACAGAGAACCCATGGCGCTGTGACTGTGCCCTGCACTGGCTGGGAGCCTGGATCAAGGAGGGAGGCCAGCGACTACTCAGCTCCAGGGACAAGAAGATCCTGTGTGCAGAGCCCCCGCGCCTGGCACTTCAGAGTCTTCTGGAAGTATCTGGAAGTAGCCTCATCTGCATCCCACCGTCTGTGCACGTGGAGCCGCTGGAGGTGACAGCCAACCTGGGTGAGGACCTGCgggtggcctgccaggcttcaggCTACCCGCAGCCCCTGGTGACCTGGAGAAAGGTGGCGCAGCCTCGCGAGGGTGCGCCTCGCGCCCAGGCCCAGCCGGAAGTTGGGTGGCGGGGCCCAGGAGGTCTCGGGGCCTCCGACACCGGCAGCGGCATGCTCTTCCTCACCAACATCACCCTGGCCCACGCCGGAAAGTACGAGTGTGAGGCCTCCAACGCCGGCGGCGCCGCCCGCGTTCCCTTCCAGCTCTTGGTCAACGTGTCCCGGCAGCAGCAGCTGGCGCCCGCGCCGCCCCCAGCCGGCGGCCCAGTCAGCCATGAGCCCCTGCCCGAGACGGGCAGCATGGCCTTCCGTGCCCTTGGCCTGGCCACACAGACGGCTATCGCGGCTGCCATCGCGCTCCTGGCGCTCACGGCTCTGTTACTGGCGACCATGATCTGCCGCCGGCGGCGCAGGCGTAAAAAGGCGCCGGGGCCTTCAGGGGAGGGAGCGCTCTTCGTCAACGACTACTCAGACGGGCCCTGCACCTTCGCGCAGCTCGAGGAGCTCCGCGACGAGCGGGGCCACGAGATGTTCGTCATCGACCGCTCCAAGCCGCTCTTCGCCGAGAGCGCGGCGGAAGCTGCTGAAGCGCCTGGAGTCGCGCAGGGACTTCCACTGCAGCCCCCCTCCGCCTACGAGATCCACTGCtgaggggcggggcgcgggcTGATGACGTGGGTACCGCGGATTGGCCGGCCCGACTCACCCGCGAATGCCCCAGCGTGGTCAGTAAAGGGTGGAAGCTGCGCAGTGTAGCGAGCTGTGTATGCGGGTTTAGGGACCcgggctgggcagggctgggcagggctgggcggggctgggcagggctgggcggggcggggcgggagcaCCTGCGGACCCCTGCAAATGAAAAGTCCTGGGACGCGAATGGGGGGGTGCCCGGGGATAGGCTCCCAACAACCTACTGAGACCCTCCAGAAATGATTCCCCCACTCCCCAAATTAACCCAACCTCCAGCTCTGCGGGTCTGCCTCTGGTCCCACTGCCCTTTGGAGACCTGGACCTCTGAAATGTGGGAGAGGGTGACAGATTGTGGAAATGCCAAGAAAAACGAAGGGGCAGCAAACCAAAGACATGGTCCCCAGTGACCAGGCTGGGGATGACAGGACAGATGAATCACTCTAACCAATTAAGACAGAAAAAAGTCACAGATTTAAGTTCTAAGCACACTGCACGTTTGTACCTTTAAAACACCTTCTGGCACCAAAACCCAGAGAAGGTAAGAGGCCCCAAAGCGCCTAGGAGCCCAACCCTCCGTGAAGTAGGCCCTTGTCCCAACTTCCAACCCAGAGCAATCTGCTCTTGGGGAGGGCCTAGAGGAAAACATCATCTCTCAGCTTGAAGACCCCAGGACACTGAAGGGCAGCTAAGTGCAGCCAAACCAAGCAGGGCCATGTAGGCCTGGAATCCAGCCCCGGGCCCACAGATGGTCAGCCAGCCAAGGGAGCAGGTGCAGAACAAACTGCACACGGTGCTGCAGAAAGCATGGGGAGGCTCAAGGCGAGCCCTGGAGCAAAGAAATGAGAGGCCACTGCCATTGTGTCAGGCCTTCACAGGGTTCCAGGATAGGCTCTGCCTACCCAAGGGGCAAGGGGCCTCCAGCAGCCCTGGACCCCGGGACAGTCTCTCACCCAGAGCTTGGAGGTCACAGGCTGAAGTAGTCTGCAGCCAGGCGCCCGTAGATGTCTGTGGTCCAGAGCACATGCGCACGGCCTGAGGCCAGTAGCAACTGGTGCAACTCGGCCTCCACGCGAGCAAACTTCTCCTCATTGATGGAGGCTTCCAGGAGGACAGAGGCAGGCGGTGGCCAGGGCAGGCCCTCATAGCAGTCCACAGGGAAAGGGTGCACCACTGTGCGCAGCTCAGCCTGCACCACTGAGTCCCGCAGTAGCTCCCTGAGCCCTGCCACAGACAGCGGGTTGCCATAGAGGCCGAGGTAGCGGAGGCTGGCGCAACGAGTCAGCACAGGGAGTGTGGCCAGCAGCTGGGTATCAGCAAGCTGGCACTCGGTCAGCTCGAGGTGCAACagtgtggctgctgctgcctgCAACAGACCCTGGAAGGGCTCCAGTTGGCTCCCAGACAGGTCGTTGCCACTCAGGTCCAACTTCTTGAGGTGGACAGCATGGGAGCTCCGTGCCAGAAAACGCAGGTCCTCGGGCAGCAGGGCACAGAAGGCTAGCTCCAGGCTCTCCAGGGGGCTCTGCAGGGTGCTGGGGtcgggttgggggtggggggacacaggGGGTCACAAATAGGCAGAGCCAGGGGAGGGTCtgtggaggggaagggagaggcaggGCCACTCACCTGAGCAGCTGGTCCAGCCGCcctgagaggagagaggagcccaTGCTGAGCTCCCGCAAACAGGTGAAGCGGCCCATCTGGGCCAGAAAGTAGCGGAAGTTATCCTCACCGTCCACGGAGGGCTGCCGAGAGTCCCCATGCACATAGTGCAGCCGCAGGCTGGCCAGGTGCTGGAAGCGGGCCACGTGTGGGATGATGACGGACAGGCCACGCAGGCCCAAGTTGTTGAAGCGCAGGTCCACGCGGCGCAGGCAGCCTGCATCCAGAAGCTGCAGCAGGGCCACTGTATTGCGCATGGGCAGGTCCTCAGCCCGCAGGTCCCGACAGCAGAGCCGCAGCGGGCTGCCTACGCTACTGCGGAGTGCCTCCCGCAAGAATGCATAGGAAGCCCGGTTCACCCGCAGGTCCACACGCACCTCCACAGGAACAGGGGCCAGGCCAGGCTCTGCAGTCCTGCCCTGCTGCTGTTCGATGCACGTGCGGGCCACAGCTGCCGTGCAATCCCACATGCTCATGGTGCCAGGGTCCTGCTCCACGCCGTCATCCAGGAGGCCCGTCATATCCAGCACCCGCAGCGCATGCTTCCTGGGAGCATGGGTGGGCTGAGACAGGAGACAAGGGGACAGAGCCCACACCCACTCCCAGCCACCTTGGGACAGAAGCAACATGCCTATTTCTGCATTGAGCTCTTGTACCAGCCTGGAACCTCTTGGGGGGACCCACTCTGCATCCCCCCACCAGGCCTGAAGGTCCCTCCAGTGAGCCCATACCTGCAGAGGGGCTGTGTGCCAGGCTCAGTCTCTGGGGTGTGGAGCCGGGCAGTCAGGCCCAGGATCACGGCTTGCATGCTCTCTGTGCTGGGCCGCTCCTGCAGCAAGGCCCGGCTGCAGTGGGCACACTCCTGCAGCAGCTGCTGGAAGCTGAGCAGCGGGAAAGGCCAAGTGTGCACCAGCTCACGCAGCACTACCGTCTTCTTGTCCATGAAGGCCACTTTGAACAACAAGGGGAAGAGCTCTCGCGGAAGCAGGGGCAGGGCCTGGCAGGCAGCAGACTGGCACTGGAGCACCTGCCGTGTGCTCAGGAACACGAGGGTGTGCATGGCGCTAGGCCAGGCAGGAGGTCACCTGCAGGGAAGTGCCCTTCAGTGGGGAGGACAagctccagccccaccccctccaTGCTGGTAGTGGGaaagctcagcctggtgcttgGCACAGAGCAGAGAACCATGGCTCTGATGAGCAAGTGCTAGATACTTCACAATAGGctgaaaaaaggagaaaggagaacaaGGCCACCCCCCATCCTGGCCCCCGAGAAGCAGGGGGGCCTCTCTAGGGAGATAAAGCCACCAAGCAGCATATAAACAGCATGGCACCCGAGATGACCAGCCTGTGTAGCTGTGCTTTTGATGGCTGCTGCTCTGCAGGGCACACCATCTGTTTTTCAGACCTTCCAAAGCCACTTATCAAGAGATCCTCCCCTTCTTAAAAAGCCAACCCCCACCCgccaccctcccacccctggcCAAGCACTAGAGGGATGAGATAATCCCAGGGGCTGGAAGGTACATCATAGCACCCTCTCTCAGCCGCCTCACAAGCTCCTGCAGGCTGCCCTTGGATTctgcacagcacagcaaagaGAAGTTGAAACTATAGATACAGTTTAATAAACAGTAGGACAAGTAGAACGGACCAGAATCCAGTGAACTCTGAGTCTGAAGAGCTAGAGTAACCCAAGCCCTCAACATGTACTAACTACTATCTTCCAGGAGCACTGTTAGACATGGAGACCCCTGGAGATTTACAGAGAGAAAGAATGCCTCACCCATCGGTGTCCTTGGCATCTGTGTAAATGtttctcttccctggagaatcatGTTAAGAGGACAAGTATCAAACCCATGGGATTCAAAGACCCCAAACTAGGGGCCTTTCTTGAGATACGTAGAGGCAGCTGTCAAAGGTATATCCAAGCTGACAGGGAGCACAAAAGAGATGCCTGAGGCCACAAGGTACCTGCGTGACAGCTCTGCTGCtgacttactgtgtgccaggcacctcaTCCTCAAAACTGCCTCCAGACCACTTCCCTGAAAATGTTAGGAAACTAAGACCTAGGCCTTGGCAGACAAAGTTCCCGGGTAACAAGCTTGGGAAGGGTGGCAGCctggccccagggccccagctcTTGCGGACCTCATACACAAGTCCTTAGGGCGCTGGTTCCTGAGAAGCCCGGGACGTCAACCCTCGGTCTCTCTCTGCCTGAGGATAAATCTCCCGAGGACGATTCATACCTCGCTGTGAGAGGACAGACCAACCAAGCACCTGtcatgagagaaaaggaaagcagcCAGTGTGGTCACTATGGGAGGAGTCTCGGCGTGGTGGCCACCGCCCCCTCCCACCGGCCCACGACTCCAGCGTTTCCCTGAAGACGCCCCCGCACGGCTCCTCCGGGCGTTCAGCGGCGGGAGCCCGTCAGTTCGACGCCCTCCGTCTCTCCGGCGGGGCCTGCCTCTCGAAGACGGAGCATCGTCCCCCAAGACCCGAGGCCGATCAGCCCGGCACCCGACTCGGGTCTTCCCCTTCCCTCAGCTGCCCCGCCCGGGtttccgcccccgcccccgcctccggTGCGGCGCCGCCCCGAGTGCCCGCACGCTCCTTGTGCGGCCAGGCAGAGAAGGAGCCACAAGCCGCAGTGCTCCGTAGCCCGCGCTCACCCGGACCCAAGCAGCCGCCACCGCCGCCGGCCCCGCCTCGCTGTACGTCGCGCTCCGTCTGCGCCGTCGCGCGCCGCGATGACGTAAACGCACCTCATTGGCTGCTGCAGCAGGGCCCCGTAGATTGGCTGCCCTAGCCCAGGGTGTTACGCCTCCAACGCTGCCGAGCGTCCCCATTGGCTGGCGGCCGGCATCGCCCTCTAGGCGGGAGATTCGCTGGGCGCCAAGCTTCCGGCGAACATGGAGCGGCTGCGGGACGTGCGGGAGCGGTTGCAGGCGTGGGAGCGCGCGTTTCGGCGGCAGAGCGGGCGGCGGCCGGGCAAGGTGCGGACTGCCCGTGGGCGGGGAGCTGAGGGTACGGCATCCGCCTGACGCGTTCCCTTTACAGGAAGACGTGGAAGCGGCGCCCGAGGAGACCCGCGGTGAGCCCGCGGGCGCGGGACGGAGGGAGTGGCCAAGGCCGTGGGCCGGGGGCGGGAGGCCTCCACGCCCCCTTCCAGGGGAATCCTGACTCCTTAACTCCGATCCCCCGACCCCGCTCTCAGCGCTGTACCGAGAGTACCGCTCCCTGAAGAAAGCACTGGGCCAGGCCGGCGGCGTCGAGCCTCACAGCTCGGGGCAATCGCTTCCCGTCGCGGCCGAGCAGGTACCTGGGCTCGACATCCCAACCTCTGGGTCAACATCCTGTGTGCCGGAGCCGGGAGGAGTCGTGACCCAACTTCTGTGGGGCACAGAGCTCGGCGGGAGCGGGGGGCAGACGGGGGAAGTGTGAGAGCGTGGAGGAAGGACAGCCCCTCCTTGGGTTTCTCGGGGGTGGAGACATCT from the Budorcas taxicolor isolate Tak-1 chromosome 14, Takin1.1, whole genome shotgun sequence genome contains:
- the LRRC24 gene encoding leucine-rich repeat-containing protein 24 produces the protein MLQIFDFFFFKLFIKESNEILFYYVLTPISSFKTQTPCVPPFMLFPGSQMLGTGLPTCVSGVASHRGQTVERLLERLQVCGLQPVPREMAPGAPALLLLSLLSLPGLPPRAAACPAACRCYSATVECGALRLRVVPPGIPPGTQTLFLQDNSIARLEPGILAPLASLRHLYLHNNSLHALESGAFRAQSRLLELALTGNRLRGLRVGAFAGLAQLRVLYLAGNQLVQLLDFTFLHLQRLQELHLQDNSIELLEDQALAGLSSLALLDLSRNQLGTISREALQPLASLQVLRLTGCVPEPPLSYMPAAAPPTENPWRCDCALHWLGAWIKEGGQRLLSSRDKKILCAEPPRLALQSLLEVSGSSLICIPPSVHVEPLEVTANLGEDLRVACQASGYPQPLVTWRKVAQPREGAPRAQAQPEVGWRGPGGLGASDTGSGMLFLTNITLAHAGKYECEASNAGGAARVPFQLLVNVSRQQQLAPAPPPAGGPVSHEPLPETGSMAFRALGLATQTAIAAAIALLALTALLLATMICRRRRRRKKAPGPSGEGALFVNDYSDGPCTFAQLEELRDERGHEMFVIDRSKPLFAESAAEAAEAPGVAQGLPLQPPSAYEIHC
- the LRRC14 gene encoding leucine-rich repeat-containing protein 14, with the protein product MHTLVFLSTRQVLQCQSAACQALPLLPRELFPLLFKVAFMDKKTVVLRELVHTWPFPLLSFQQLLQECAHCSRALLQERPSTESMQAVILGLTARLHTPETEPGTQPLCRKHALRVLDMTGLLDDGVEQDPGTMSMWDCTAAVARTCIEQQQGRTAEPGLAPVPVEVRVDLRVNRASYAFLREALRSSVGSPLRLCCRDLRAEDLPMRNTVALLQLLDAGCLRRVDLRFNNLGLRGLSVIIPHVARFQHLASLRLHYVHGDSRQPSVDGEDNFRYFLAQMGRFTCLRELSMGSSLLSGRLDQLLSTLQSPLESLELAFCALLPEDLRFLARSSHAVHLKKLDLSGNDLSGSQLEPFQGLLQAAAATLLHLELTECQLADTQLLATLPVLTRCASLRYLGLYGNPLSVAGLRELLRDSVVQAELRTVVHPFPVDCYEGLPWPPPASVLLEASINEEKFARVEAELHQLLLASGRAHVLWTTDIYGRLAADYFSL